From Brassica oleracea var. oleracea cultivar TO1000 chromosome C3, BOL, whole genome shotgun sequence, a single genomic window includes:
- the LOC106329500 gene encoding uncharacterized protein LOC106329500 isoform X3 — MTISKVSGVISTLVKGQSLIDCSVLDEVELATCVVFLVHLQLKERPVKKIYFWDHAAKDFYKKFTSSEHNPTVLLVTPVNTKRLAMVSAC; from the exons ATGACGATATCCAAGGTCTCAGGGGTGATATCTACG CTGGTTAAAGGACAGTCTCTCATTGACTGTTCCGTCCTTGACGAAGTGGAACTAGCAACATGTGTCGTCTTTTTGGTTCATTTGCAGTTGAAAGA GAGACCTGTTAAGAAGATTTACTTTTGGGACCACGCTGCAAAAGATTTCTACAAGAAGTTCACATCCAGTGAACACAATCCCACCGTGCTTTTAGTCACGCCAGTGAACACAAAACGCCTT GCAATGGTATCCGCCTGTTGA
- the LOC106329500 gene encoding uncharacterized protein LOC106329500 isoform X2: MTISKVSGVISTLVKGQSLIDCSVLDEVELATCVVFLVHLQLKERPVKKIYFWDHAAKDFYKKFTSSEHNPTVLLVTPVNTKRLVEIKAPSHLLTRNRSFGVSVTFVG, encoded by the exons ATGACGATATCCAAGGTCTCAGGGGTGATATCTACG CTGGTTAAAGGACAGTCTCTCATTGACTGTTCCGTCCTTGACGAAGTGGAACTAGCAACATGTGTCGTCTTTTTGGTTCATTTGCAGTTGAAAGA GAGACCTGTTAAGAAGATTTACTTTTGGGACCACGCTGCAAAAGATTTCTACAAGAAGTTCACATCCAGTGAACACAATCCCACCGTGCTTTTAGTCACGCCAGTGAACACAAAACGCCTTGTAG AAATAAAAGCACCATCGCACTTGTTAACCAGAAATAGAAGCTTCGGGGTTTCTGTAACATTTGTGGGTTAA
- the LOC106329500 gene encoding uncharacterized protein LOC106329500 isoform X1: MTISKVSGVISTLVKGQSLIDCSVLDEVELATCVVFLVHLQLKERPVKKIYFWDHAAKDFYKKFTSSEHNPTVLLVTPVNTKRLVVLHLAEIKAPSHLLTRNRSFGVSVTFVG; encoded by the exons ATGACGATATCCAAGGTCTCAGGGGTGATATCTACG CTGGTTAAAGGACAGTCTCTCATTGACTGTTCCGTCCTTGACGAAGTGGAACTAGCAACATGTGTCGTCTTTTTGGTTCATTTGCAGTTGAAAGA GAGACCTGTTAAGAAGATTTACTTTTGGGACCACGCTGCAAAAGATTTCTACAAGAAGTTCACATCCAGTGAACACAATCCCACCGTGCTTTTAGTCACGCCAGTGAACACAAAACGCCTTGTAG TTTTGCACCTCGCAGAAATAAAAGCACCATCGCACTTGTTAACCAGAAATAGAAGCTTCGGGGTTTCTGTAACATTTGTGGGTTAA
- the LOC106330501 gene encoding uncharacterized protein LOC106330501: MNTAFWNCRGLKGSLTVRRLKGIKATFSPDVLFLIETKNSDDTIRDVCSQLGYDCVRCVSPRGIGGGLALLWNKDIDIVINAMDERMFDCVINNKNGIMYFTCVYGHPIRALRHHFWEKLQRIATTRKGPWLLCGDFNEILKPEEKIGGPPREPWSMMDFNLMTKVCRLQDLPFSGNNMTWAGNRKGHKVQSWLDRGFGNDEFRALYPASRVIYLEMIESDHRPAIIQIRKTTDFGKKSFCFDNRLTEREGFKEVIIDGWKSTLPGQYVSVSDRIRKCRHAISQWKKANNTNSAKHIKALTALIDEAHSDPLCPLRNIQESLGNINHVVSDECNAYLSRDVTAEEVRISVFSIGATRAPGPDGLTASFYQTYWDIVGPAVVEEVQHFFNTGEFYTDLNHTNLCLIPKIPNPITMKDFRPIALFRKRISENYMAVKTDVSKAYDRIEWKFLAEVMRKKGFCEKWIMLIMKCVTSVSFSVMVNGSSYGHMNGTRGLRQGDPLSPTLFILCADVLSSLIQQAERNNEIQPVRLSIGGPSISHLLFADDSLFFLKADQTNSLRLLQIFKDYENVSGQMINLEKSSITFGTKVFQQTRDMIQNTLGIPNIGDGGKYLGLPEQFGRNKKEMFMYVRDSVNGKVNGWQNRYLNMAGKEILIKSVALAMSVYSINCFKLPVELCNEIDGILSRFWWGSTETNRKMSWLSWKRLSKSKQSGGLGFRNLQSFNQALLANQVWKINQRPNSLVYRVLKHRYFKKTTMSKAKRGYQSSYGWQSLLHGRDLLEQGMQYSIGSGDTTTISDTWLPITPPRAPRLLPYSNPLLSVKTLIDPISNQWDLEVIHDLIEQSDIPIIQKVYLPYHPVPDGIIWPYTSDGNYSVKSGYHYITITQDAEIIPPPLASSPALTKMIWIVAVKENLRHRHIPVDPICPRCCDDNESSDHAFFTCLFSQQVWRLSGWVKCNYDSAHREGSQDSGMGWLVRNNQGTLLEAGMGIRTINSYGVGIVCADLANASMLIVRL, encoded by the exons ATGAATACAGCCTTTTGGAACTGTCGAGGCTTAAAAGGGTCCTTGACAGTTCGACGCCTAAAAGGGATTAAGGCAACTTTTTCCCCGGACGTACTCTTTTTGATCGAGACAAAGAACTCTGATGATACAATTCGGGATGTGTGTTCTCAACTGGGATATGATTGTGTACGGTGTGTGTCTCCTAGGGGAATAGGAGGTGGGTTAGCGTTACTATGGAACAAGGATATTGATATTGTCATTAACGCTATGGACGAACGTATGTTTGATTGTGTTATTAATAATAAGAATGGTATTATGTATTTCACGTGTGTGTATGGCCATCCAATTCGTGCTTTACGCCATCATTTTTGGGAAAAATTACAGCGAATAGCAACAACTCGTAAAGGACCTTGGTTGCTTTGCGGAGATTTCAATGAAATTTTAAAACCTGAGGAAAAGATTGGGGGTCCTCCTCGTGAACCATGGAGCATGATGGATTTTAACTTAATGACAAAGGTTTGTCGTTTGCAGGATTTACCTTTCAGTGGGAACAATATGACTTGGGCTGGTAATCGAAAAGGTCATAAAGTCCAAAGTTGGTTAGATAGAGGTTTTGGGAATGATGAATTCAGAGCGTTGTATCCTGCTTCACGTGTTATCTATTTGGAGATGATTGAATCAGACCATCGACCTGCAATCATCCAGATACGGAAAACAACAGATTTTGGAAAGAAAAGTTTTTGCTTTGATAATAGATTGACAGAACGAGAAGGCTTTAAAGAAGTCATCATCGATGGTTGGAAATCTACGCTACCAGGGCAATACGTTTCAGTTTCTGACCGCATACGCAAGTGTCGTCATGCTATTTCTCAGTGGAAAAAGGCAAATAATACTAATTCTGCTAAACATATTAAAGCATTGACTGCACTTATTGATGAAGCCCATTCTGATCCTCTTTGTCCTCTCA GAAATATTCAGGAAAGCCTTGGGAACATCAATCATGTGGTTTCTGATGAATGCAATGCATATCTCTCTCGGGACGTTACAGCAGAAGAAGTTCGAATAAGTGTTTTCTCTATTGGCGCAACACGAGCCCCGGGTCCTGATGGTCTTACAGCTAGCTTCTATCAAACATATTGGGATATAGTTGGTCCGGCTGTAGTAGAAGAGGTACAACATTTCTTCAATACTGGAGAATTCTATACCGATTTGAATCACACAAACTTGTGTCTGATTCCTAAGATTCCAAATCCGATCACAATGAAAGATTTCAGGCCGATTGCACTTT TCCGGAAACGTATCTCCGAGAACTACATGGCAGTCAAAACAGATGTTAGTAAAGCTTACGACCGAATTGAATGGAAATTTTTAGCAGAAGTGATGCGCAAGAAAGGTTTCTGTGAAAAATGGATCATGCTTATAATGAAGTGTGTTACATCGGTTTCTTTTTCGGTCATGGTAAATGGTAGCTCTTATGGTCATATGAATGGAACTCGGGGACTACGTCAGGGTGATCCGTTATCACCAACCTTATTTATCCTCTGCGCAGATGTTTTAAGTTCTCTGATTCAACAAGCGGAACGAAACAATGAAATCCAACCAGTGCGTCTCAGTATTGGAGGTCCTTCAATATCTCATTTATTATTCGCAGATGATTCTCTATTTTTCCTTAAAGCAGATCAGACTAACAGTTTACGACTTCTTCAGATTTTCAAAGATTATGAAAATGTATCTGGTCAGATGATTAACTTAGAGAAATCCTCTATTACTTTTGGTACTAAGGTGTTTCAGCAGACACGAGATATGATTCAGAACACATTAGGTATCCCTAATATTGGTGATGGTGGGAAATATTTAGGTCTCCCAGAGCAATTTGGTCGGAATAAAAAAGAAATGTTCATGTATGTCAGAGATAGTGTAAATGGGAAGGTAAATGGTTGGCAAAACCGATATCTCAATATGGCTGGAAAAGAAATTTTGATAAAATCAGTAGCACTTGCCATGTCGGTTTACTCTATAAATTGCTTCAAGCTACCTGTTGAGTTGTGTAATGAGATTGATGGAATTCTCTCACGCTTCTGGTGGGGATCGACAGAGACAAATAGGAAAATGTCTTGGCTATCTTGGAAACGGTTGTCCAAGTCTAAACAGAGTGGAGGATTAGGGTTCCGTAATCTACAAAGTTTTAATCAAGCTTTACTTGCGAACCAAGTCTGGAAAATTAATCAACGACCAAATAGTCTTGTTTACCGTGTCCTAAAACACCGATATTTTAAAAAGACTACTATGTCGAAGGCTAAGCGCGGTTATCAGAGCTCCTATGGTTGGCAGTCCTTATTACATGGACGGGATCTTTTGGAGCAAGGCATGCAATATAGTATTGGAAGTGGAGATACGACAACTATATCAGATACATGGCTCCCAATAACTCCTCCCCGAGCCCCACGTTTACTTCCCTACTCAAACCCTCTGTTAAGTGTCAAGACCCTTATTGATCCGATTTCAAATCAATGGGACTTGGAAGTCATTCATGATCTGATTGAACAGTCTGATATACCTATCATCCAGAAAGTTTATTTACCCTATCACCCAGTCCCTGATGGCATTATTTGGCCTTATACGTCGGATGGGAATTATTCCGTCAAGTCTGGCTATCATTATATAACTATAACTCAAGATGCAGAGATTATACCACCACCACTTGCTTCTTCTCCTGCCTTAACAAAAATGATCTG GATTGTAGCTGTTAAAGAAAATCTTCGTCATCGGCACATTCCAGTTGATCCTATTTGTCCAAGATGCTGTGACGATAATGAATCGAGTGATCATGCTTTCTTCACTTGCCTTTTCTCACAACAAGTCTGGCGTCTCTCAG GTTGGGTTAAATGTAACTACGACTCTGCTCACCGTGAAGGCTCTCAAGACTCTGGAATGGGTTGGTTAGTACGTAATAACCAGGGCACTCTTTTAGAAGCTGGAATGGGGATAAGGACGATCAACAGTTATGGAGTCGGAATTGTCTGCGCTGATTTGGCCAATGCAAGCATGCTCATCGTTAGGTTATAG
- the LOC106334729 gene encoding cellulose synthase A catalytic subunit 6 [UDP-forming], whose product MNTGGRLVAGSHNRNEFVLINADESARIRSVQELSGQTCKICRDEIELTVDGEPFVACNECAFPVCRPCYEYERREGNQACPQCKTRYKRIKGSPRVENDEEEDDIDDLDNEFEYENGGVGFDQVSEGMSVSRRHSGFPQSDLDSAPPGSQIPLLTYGDEDIEISSDRHALIVPPSIGGHSNKSHPASLSDPTIAAHPRPMVPQKDLAVYGYGSVAWKDRMEDWKKKQNEKLQVVRHEGDPDFEDGDDIPMMDEGRQPLSRKIPIKSSKINPYRMLIVLRLVILGLFFHYRILHPVKDAYALWLISVICEIWFAVSWVLDQFPKWYPIERETYLDRLSLRYEKEGKPSELSAVDVFVSTVDPLKEPPLITANTVLSILAVDYPVDRVACYVSDDGAAMLTFEALSETAEFARKWVPFCKKYCIEPRAPEWYFCHKMDYLKNKVHPAFVRERRAMKRDYEEFKVKINALVATAQKVPEEGWTMQDGTPWPGNSVRDHPGMIQVFLGSDGVRDVENNELPRLVYVSREKRPGFDHHKKAGAMNSLIRVSGVLSNAPYLLNVDCDHYINNSKALREAMCFMMDPQSGKKICYVQFPQRFDGIDRHDRYSNRNVVFFDINMKGLDGLQGPIYVGTGCVFRRQALYGFDAPKKKKAPRKTCNCWPKWCFMCCGSRKNRQAKKVAADKKKKNREASKQIHALENIEEGSVTKGSNVEQSTEAMQLKLEKKFGQSPVFVASARMQNGGMARNASPACLLKEAIQVISCGYEDKTEWGKEIGWIYGSVTEDILTGFKMHSHGWRSVYCTPKLPAFKGSAPINLSDRLHQVLRWALGSVEIFLSRHCPIWYGYGGGLKWLERLSYINSVVYPWTSLPLIVYCSLPAICLLTGKFIVPEISNYASILFMALFSSIAITGILEMQWGKVGIDDWWRNEQFWVIGGVSAHLFALFQGLLKVLAGVDTNFTVTSKAADDGEFSDLYLFKWTSLLIPPTTLLIINMIGIVVGISDAISNGYDSWGPLFGRLFFALWVVIHLYPFLKGLLGKQDRMPTIIIVWSILIASILTLLWVRVNPFVAKGGPVLEICGLDCL is encoded by the exons ATGAATACCGGTGGTCGGTTAGTCGCCGGTTCACACAACAGGAACGAGTTTGTTCTGATTAATGCCGATGAGAGTGCCCGA ATAAGATCAGTGCAGGAGCTGAGTGGGCAGACGTGTAAAATCTGCAGAGACGAGATCGAATTGACCGTCGATGGAGAGCCTTTCGTGGCGTGTAACGAGTGTGCATTCCCTGTTTGCAGACCTTGCTATGAGTATGAGAGGCGTGAAGGCAATCAAGCTTGTCCTCAGTGCAAAACCCGTTACAAACGGATCAAAG GAAGTCCAAGAGTTGAAAATGATGAAGAGGAAGATGACATTGACGATTTAGACAATGAGTTTGAGTACGAGAACGGTGGGGTTGGATTCGATCAGGTCTCTGAGGGGATGTCTGTCTCTCGTCGCCACTCTGGTTTCCCACAGTCTGATTTGGATTCAGCTCCTCCTGGCTCTCAGATTCCATTGCTCACTTATGGCGACGAG GACATTGAGATTTCTTCTGACAGACATGCTCTCATCGTTCCTCCTTCAATTGGTGGTCACAGCAATAAAAGTCACCCAGCTTCTCTCTCTGACCCAACCATTGCTG CACATCCGAGACCTATGGTTCCTCAGAAAGATCTTGCTGTCTACGGTTACGGAAGTGTGGCTTGGAAAGATCGTATGGAGGACTGGAAAAAGAAGCAGAATGAGAAACTCCAGGTGGTTAGACACGAAGGAGATCCTGATTTTGAAGATGGTGATGATATCCCAAT GATGGATGAGGGAAGGCAGCCATTGTCTAGGAAGATACCAATCAAATCAAGCAAGATCAATCCATACAGGATGTTGATTGTTCTGCGTCTTGTGATTCTTGGTCTCTTCTTTCACTACCGTATTCTTCACCCTGTCAAAGATGCTTACGCACTCTGGCTTATCTCCGTCATCTGTGAGATATGGTTTGCTGTTTCGTGGGTTCTTGATCAGTTCCCTAAGTGGTACCCTATCGAGCGAGAAACATACTTGGACAGACTCTCACTAAG ATATGAGAAAGAAGGCAAACCATCGGAGCTATCAGCTGTGGATGTATTTGTCAGTACGGTGGATCCGTTGAAAGAGCCTCCACTTATTACAGCGAACACTGTCTTGTCTATTCTTGCGGTTGACTATCCAGTTGATAGGGTTGCTTGTTATGTATCTGATGATGGTGCTGCTATGCTTACTTTTGAAGCTCTCTCAGAGACTGCTGAGTTCGCGAGGAAATGGGTTCCTTTCTGTAAGAAGTACTGTATCGAGCCGCGTGCTCCTGAGTGGTACTTCTGCCATAAGATGGACTACTTGAAGAATAAAGTCCATCCTGCTTTTGTCAGGGAACGCCGAGCCATGAAG AGAGATTATGAAGAATTCAAAGTAAAGATCAATGCTTTAGTAGCGACGGCACAGAAAGTGCCTGAGGAAGGTTGGACTATGCAAGATGGTACACCTTGGCCTGGTAATAGTGTAAGAGATCATCCTGGCATGATTCAG GTGTTCCTTGGAAGTGATGGTGTACGTGATGTGGAAAACAACGAGTTGCCTCGGTTGGTTTATGTCTCTCGTGAGAAGAGACCTGGATTTGATCATCATAAGAAGGCTGGAGCTATGAATTCACTG ATACGTGTCTCGGGGGTTCTATCAAACGCTCCGTATCTTCTGAACGTCGACTGTGATCACTACATCAACAATAGCAAAGCTCTTAGAGAAGCAATGTGTTTCATGATGGATCCTCAGTCCGGAAAGAAAATCTGTTACGTTCAGTTCCCTCAAAGATTCGATGGGATTGATAGGCACGATCGATACTCTAATCGCAATGTTGTCTTCTTCGAT ATCAATATGAAGGGTTTGGATGGGTTACAAGGGCCTATATACGTTGGGACAGGTTGTGTTTTCAGGAGGCAAGCGCTTTACGGGTTTGATGCACCAAAGAAGAAGAAGGCTCCGCGTAAGACATGCAACTGCTGGCCAAAATGGTGTTTCATGTGCTGTGGTTCGAGGAAGAACCGTCAAGCAAAGAAGGTGGCTGCGGATAAGAAGAAGAAGAATAGGGAAGCGTCTAAGCAGATCCACGCTCTAGAGAATATTGAAGAGGGTAGCGTCACTAAAG GCTCTAATGTAGAACAATCAACGGAGGCGATGCAGCTGAAGTTGGAGAAGAAGTTTGGTCAGTCTCCTGTGTTTGTTGCGTCTGCTCGTATGCAGAACGGTGGGATGGCTAGAAACGCAAGCCCTGCTTGTCTGCTTAAAGAAGCTATCCAAGTCATTAGTTGCGGATATGAGGATAAAACCGAATGGGGAAAAGAG ATTGGGTGGATCTACGGTTCTGTTACTGAAGATATTCTTACGGGTTTCAAGATGCATTCTCATGGTTGGAGGTCTGTGTACTGTACACCTAAGCTACCTGCTTTCAAAGGGTCAGCTCCAATCAATCTTTCAGACCGTCTTCATCAAGTTCTTAGATGGGCGCTTGGTTCCGTCGAGATTTTCTTGAGCAGGCATTGTCCTATTTGGTATGGTTATGGAGGTGGTTTGAAATGGCTCGAGAGGTTGTCCTACATTAACTCCGTGGTTTACCCGTGGACCTCTCTTCCTCTGATCGTTTACTGTTCTCTCCCTGCCATCTGTCTTCTCACAGGAAAATTCATCGTTCCTGAG ATAAGCAACTATGCGAGTATTCTCTTCATGGCGCTCTTCTCGTCCATTGCCATAACGGGTATCCTCGAGATGCAATGGGGCAAAGTTGGGATCGATGACTGGTGGAGAAACGAACAGTTTTGGGTCATAGGAGGTGTCTCTGCGCATCTCTTTGCTCTCTTCCAAGGTCTTCTCAAGGTTCTTGCTGGTGTGGACACTAACTTCACGGTCACGTCAAAAGCAGCTGATGACGGCGAGTTCTCAGACCTTTACCTCTTCAAATGGACTTCACTTCTCATCCCTCCAACGACTCTTCTCATCATAAACATGATTGGAATCGTAGTTGGAATCTCTGACGCTATAAGCAATGGATATGACTCATGGGGACCGCTTTTCGGAAGGTTGTTCTTTGCACTTTGGGTGGTGATTCATCTTTACCCTTTCCTTAAAGGTCTGCTTGGGAAACAAGATAGGATGCCGACCATTATTATCGTCTGGTCCATCCTCATTGCTTCTATTCTTACACTTCTTTGGGTTAGAGTTAATCCGTTTGTGGCGAAAGGTGGTCCTGTTCTTGAGATCTGCGGTTTGGACTGCTTGTGA